ACACAGGTTTTGACTTTTTGGATTACAGAACAAACTGGTTGGCCCCGGTACAAGCATGCAATTATACGAGGAAATCGGCAGAGGAGAAGTTGGGGTTAGAAAAGCCCAAACGGCCCCTGACCCCATACTTCAAGTTCATGACACAGATGAGACCAGCATTGCTAGCTAAAAACCCAGGAATTTCTTCTAAGGAAGCTATTTCTTGGACATCGAAACACTGGCAGCAGTTGGACCTAGAGGTAGACAGAAACctgattaaaaataacaaccTGAATGTAAAGCAAAATGTATGTCCAACATTTTCatgttatctatttatttttttagacaaaaaatcAAATGGCAAAGGAATATGAAAAGGACCTAGAAGATTATAAGAAAATCAAAGCAATGTATGAGTCTTCTCTCACAGATAAACAAAAAGAAGACATAAAAAGGCTGAAGGAAGAAATGGCTGTGGCtagagaaaaaagaaaattaaaagctGTAAGTAATAGACAACATTTGGGTAGATAGACAAACATTCTATTCacattaaatttttttctaTGAGATTTTGATGAATTGCTTCTTTAACTattctattaaaactttatgtatTACTAACAATTTATTATGATCAGTCAATGAACAGTGATCATAAATCCCTATGAACTTTTTCTTATAAGAATCTAATAAGCATCTAATTAAAATTCCAGGAATACAAAGAGCTTGGACGTCCAAAAAAGCCAATGTCTTCCTATTTCTTATACATTCAATCTAGAAAAGACAGTTTCAAAGGCAAAGATATAAAGCAATACCAGGAGCAAGTAAAGAAGGACTGGTTGAAACTAAGTGATGCAGACAAAGCTAAATTTGACAAACAAGCTAGTGAACTAATGGCTAAGTACAAGTAAGTTTATTAACCACTATTAGAAGTTTCACCTAGTACTAAACAGAGAAGAACTAaatctattacataaaaataagtcgggttttcctgcctgatgctataactccagaatgcacgaactgatttccacagttttgcattagTTGAAAAGGTctcgtgaggtttatagcaaagaaaattcaggataaaaggcgaaacggagttcgccgggtttgctagtgattgataaaaatgtctttttttattcCAGGAAAGATTTAGAAGCATGGGAAGTTAAAATGATATCAATGGGTCGCGCTGACCTGGTCCGCAGCAAGCCCTTACGAGAGAAGAAGCCAAAGGCTGAGGCGAAAAAACAATAGGAACTCGGGTGCTCTGACGAAACTGACTCTCCTCAAAGTAGTGATAAGGATTATATTGTACAAAGTATTGATAAGAGTACTTCCACTAGTCCAGATATGTCgaatacaaataaagaaaacatagtTCCTCATAGTGTTTCTGTTACTTCAGAGTCAAGTCGTCGGAGCACGGGTGATGTAGACACTCCCTCGAAGCTGCCATTAAAAAATGACCAACCTAAAGAAAGTAAGAATATCTTCAGTAGTATTAAAAACTTCTTTAATCGTTAAGATTAGTTTTGTAGATCTTGATCACATTTCATGCAtttgttgtatgtttttattttgttttcagttgTATTAGATTCATATTAGAATACACTTTCTATATTATAATTcctttcttttatttcattacccTATTTTATAGATACCTCATTTGTTGCTGTATTTAAAATGCAGTAATTATCATCTTTCGACGACTGATTTTCCATAGCTAttcataaaaacatttgtaaataCACTTGGTACCATGTTCCGTAAAACTTTTTTCTTGAAACATAATCAAATGGCCTTTTATTCCAGTATACACTCA
This sequence is a window from Spodoptera frugiperda isolate SF20-4 chromosome 5, AGI-APGP_CSIRO_Sfru_2.0, whole genome shotgun sequence. Protein-coding genes within it:
- the LOC118271623 gene encoding transcription factor A, mitochondrial gives rise to the protein MSSFTQICRLSNFFVGNYKCILTGRTNWLAPVQACNYTRKSAEEKLGLEKPKRPLTPYFKFMTQMRPALLAKNPGISSKEAISWTSKHWQQLDLETKNQMAKEYEKDLEDYKKIKAMYESSLTDKQKEDIKRLKEEMAVAREKRKLKAEYKELGRPKKPMSSYFLYIQSRKDSFKGKDIKQYQEQVKKDWLKLSDADKAKFDKQASELMAKYKKDLEAWEVKMISMGRADLVRSKPLREKKPKAEAKKQ